CTTGCAGCCGAAGGGCCTTCTCTCTAAGACGGGTGGTTTTCGTCTACTCTCCCTGTCATCGCTTCTTGATCGATTCCATTTGCCTTTTATTGTACCCTGCCGCGTTTCCAACGTCAAACATCGAGCAAAAGGAGTGAACCCTGCGGCTCACCCCCGTCCACGATCCTAGTATAAGTTCCGGTTACTGCATGCCGAAAGCTTTCCGGACGCTGTCCCACATGAGTTGCGGATCGGCCAAAAACGCGAGCAACAGCACCGTGCTCAATAGCAGAAAGCTGAGGATGAAAATCATTAAAAAACCACGGTACATGCTTCGTACGGTTGATTTCACCACAGTCAAGAACAACCCCCCAATCTTGTGTTCTCTGTCTGCCTCATTGACTATTGTGCGTTTTTTGTCGACCCTTGTCCACCCCTTTTCCGTCTTTCTCACCCTGATAGACATGAAATAGGCTGAAAGTCGGATTCATTGGCAAGGAACACCAATCATTGCTGTGCTACATATAATTTGACTGCATGCAACATTTTTTAATAAAGGCAAGGAATCGGAGTGGTTGGATGGAACTGTTTCGCGCCCTTATTTGCTCCTTTGCCCTGTTTGTTCCCGTCAAAGCGTTGGAAGTTTGGTTGGAACGAAGGTGGCGCCAGTGAATAAAGCAGGCGCACTCCTAAAATGGCGGAGGCAAGCAACCCAATCGAGGCTTGTCCTTACCGATCCGCTACCGCATAAAAAACCCCGCTCCTCAGCGGGAGCGGGGTTTGGCCGTTCGAATCCCGGCCAATTCCTTTCGTTTCGCCTTTTTGGTCGGCTTTTTTGCCCAGTGTTTACGCACCCAATCCTGGAACAGTTGGAGGCGGTCCATCTCTTCTTCCAAACGCCTGACCAGCGTTCCTTCATCCTGCCGGTTACCAGCGTAATATTGCTCCATCAATTTGAGGGGTTGTTCGGGGAAAGTCAAATACAACGATAAAAGCCGCTTTTCTTTTCCATTAAAAGGGAATTCATCTTCATACTCGGCCAGCAGCGCAAACGGGTCTGTCACTTCATCCCCATCCATCGGGATCAAGCGGCGTAAAAAACCGGCCACATCCCGAACCGGACTGTCGATGCCCGCATGTTCCCAATCAATCCATCGCCATCCTTCTTCCCCCACAACGAGATTACGGGGGTGGACACGTCCATGAACCCAGGTATAGCGTGGAGCTTCCCCCCGCTCCCCCTGAATGTATTTTTCCATTCCCTGCAGAGAGAAGGACAGCGCTTTTTGTACATACGGCAGATGAGTCTCGAAGGCTTTATCAAACGGAGAGGGAAATTCCCGTTCCCGTGCGATGGAAGCCCACTCTTCCAAACGCTTCTCGAAGGAACGGCGCCGCTTGACTTCCGACTGATCCAAGCGCCGGCGATCCTCTTTTTTACCGGCGGCCAGCGGCATAGTTAAGCGATGGAACCGAGCCAAGCTGCGGATTAAGTCGGCCAGCGGCACTTCGTCTCCCCGTTCCGCTCCTTGGCCGTACCATTCCTGTGCCATCCAATAACCGACTTCCGTTTCCACACCCGTCTCCCCGTCAACCGTTTTTTCAAAAGGGAGGAGGTGGGGATACTCTTTGGCGGTAATCTCATGCAGGACGGTTTGAATCTTTTTCATCTCTTTCGCGGGCAACACCGCTTTTTTTAAAGCGAACACCTTGCCGTTCGTTTGGACTTGTAACACTCCCCGTACCATTTCCACTTGGTGCGGGGACCAACCAAACCGGCGGAAAACTTGCTCCATCACCGGTCCGTCGCGATGGGCATCCAGCTTCACCTTTTCATCCCCTCTCAAATGGACTGCCGCCACGTATGAAAAAACGCGGCGGCGATCCGGTCAACTGGATGGAATATAAACAATCTGGCCCTCTTCCAGCACTTCTGATTCCAAACGATTCAAATGGACGATCTTACTGGCCGGAACCTGGTATCGCTCCGATAGGGAATCGATGGAATCCTGTTTGTGGACAATCACCATCCGCAACTTCACAAACTGCTCCTGTTCCTCCCCCAGTATCCACTGCGCCCACTCTTGGCTGGATCCCTTATTTTTTTCTTCTTCCGGCGGGTCGGCATCCAATTCGGCCGTGTCATCGACAGGCTCCGGCTGTTCGGAGGACAAGTCTTTTTCTTCAAACATTCTTTCAATCCCGAACCGGGTCCGTTCATCCTCTTCGAGGTGTTGGAAGTCGAATTCACCGATATGGGGCATCCGTAATGGCTGCTGACGGGACAACGGACTTTCCTCCCGATCCCGTTCGGGCTGAAAGGGATGGAAAGTAACGGGGGACACACTTGGTTCCTCCCCCTTCTCCGGTTCACTCTCACTTCGTCGCTCTTCTGACTCTTCCGTCTCCAGTTCGGCCTGGATCTTCTCCGCCTCTACCGGGGCCGATTCCTCTTCCGCTTCCACCTCTGCCTTCGTATCCTCCTGATCTGCCTTTACCTCAGCTCCTTCCTCTCCTTCCTCCAACCGAGCCACATGGACAAACTCATATTCATCCTGTTCCCCTTTGGTATCACCCGGAACATCCTGCTTCCAACGGATGTCTCCATTGGGAGGAACAGAAAATGCGGCTGCTTGGGAGGAAACGACTTCGACCGGCTCTCCTTCCTCTTCGTTCTCCTCCTCCTGGATGAATCCGTCGATGATCAGCAGAGCTTCAATCTGCAATTCAAAAGGAGACAACACCTGGTAGTCAAAGGAGTGAATTTCGGAAGCGATCTGGTCCATATCCACCCGTTCAGCCGGCAAGGTGATTTCCACCGGAATCACATAGGCGATCTCTTCCTGCTGAGCCGAAGCTTCTGCTTCCGTCTCTTGCCCGCCTCCATCCGTCTCGGCATCCACCCCCTGCTCTGGATGGTAGGTACCGTTGAGTCGGAGGTAACCTTGGATTTTCAGATGAGTCTCTTGATCTTCGACCTCGACATCCGGGTAGAGGTCCAGTTCCAGGAGGGTGCCGATCCCCGGTTGTTGAGGATGGAGCCGGACCTTTTCCGATATGTCGAAGCGGAGCTGGTTAACCTTGCTCCCCGTCAAAACAATCCCCCCTCAGGACAAGATTGACGAAGAAACCGATGAACTTCCCCCTGGACCCGCCTCACCACCCGGGAAGGGAGGCGGGTTGAGATAAGCCACAGGTTTACGACTGTACTGTAACTATATGCGGGCGAGGGACGGATATACCCTGTCCTCTAAGGTGCTCTCCTTAATCCGAATGGGACAAAAAAACACCCCTTTCGGGGTGAATAAGCAGCCAGAGGACTAATCGTTACAATTGCTCCATAGCATAACGGTTGGCTTCCAGCGTGCGGTCGATATCTTCTTCACTGTGTGCGGTGGAAATAAACATCCCTTCGAATGGGGAAGGCGGCAACGAAATCCCCTGGTCCAGCATATGGCGGAAGTAGGAGGCGAAGCACCGTTTATCCGTTTGTTTGGCTTGTTCGTAGCTGGTCACTTCCTCTGCCGTGAAGAAGAGGCAAACCATCGAACCCACCCGGTTGATATGATGGGGAATTCCCACCTCTTGTGCATTCTTTCGCAACCCGTGCTCCAAGCGTGAAGCACGCTCTTCCAACAACTCATAAGCGCTCCGATCCATCTGGTTCAATGTAGCCAAACCCGCTGCCATCGCCAGGGGATTGCCCGATAAGGTTCCTGCTTGATATACGGGTCCGGAAGGAGCCACCCACTCCATGATGTCCCGCCGTCCTCCATATGCACCCACCGGCAACCCACCGCCGATGACTTTTCCCATGGTGGTCAGATCCGGCTGGATGTCGTACAAGCCCTGGGCCGAGTGGTAATCCACCCGAAATCCGGTCATCACTTCGTCAAAAATCAACAAGGAACCGTAATGATCCGTGAGGCGGCGTAATCCCGAAAGGAACTCCGCAGCGGGAGGTACCACGCCCATGTTGCCGGCCACCGGCTCCACGATGACAGCCGCAATATCGTGACCGAACTTTTGGAAGGCTACTCGGGCGCTGTCTAAATCGTTATAGGGAACGGTCAGTGTATGCTGCCCCGTGTTTTCCGGCACGCCGGGGCTGTCCGGCAAGCCCAACGTGGCCACCCCGGACCCTGCCTTAATGAGCAAGCTATCGGAATGACCATGATAACAACCTTCGAATTTGAGGATTTTATTTCGTTTGGTAAAAGCCCGCGCCAGCCGCAATGCACTCATGGTCGCTTCCGTGCCGGAATTGACCATCCGTACCACTTCCACGGACGGCATCCGTTCAGTCACCAAACGGGCCATTTCCGTCTCCAACTCCGTCGGCGCCCCAAAGCTCGTTCCCTTGACGGTCACTTCACGAATGGCATCCACCACAGCAGGATGGGCGTGTCCCAAAATCAGCGGACCCCAGGAACAGACATAATCGATGTATTCGTTCCCATCCACATCATAGACCCGGGACCCGTTGCCCCGTTCGATATACACCGGGGTTCTGTCCACACTCTTAAAAGCGCGAACGGGACTGTTCACCCCTCCCGGAATCACTTGTTTAGCTTCTTCAAACAAGGCTGCCGACCGATCATGATTTCGTGTCACCCTATCACTCCTTGCATGTTTATCTGTCATCCGAGGGATTCAAATCCCCTCAACAACCCGTGTCCGTCCATCCGTGCTCGTGAATGGGGTCCTACCGCGATGGAACGGATGATCACCTCGCCACTCAGTTTTTTTCCACCCGGAGTCTTCATACTCAGGATCAACTCCGGACTTCCATAGTAAAAACAATCATCCAACCTGTCGGCTGACTCCGCATTTAACCCCTTGATCACCACATACCAGCTTTTCAGGTTGAACGGACCCGGCATGTCCAAAAAGAGTTCCGCCTCTTCAAAAATGATTTCAAACTCCTTCGCCGCTGTCTCCACAAATATTGTGTGCAGTGTATAGCTATCGGACACTTGGGTTCCTCCTCGACCGCCATTTCGGGTCCAGCGATGAAACCGGTCACCCAGTACGCCAATCCGGAACTTCGATCTGTTTCTTCGCTCTTTACTAGCTTAGGATGGGCCGGCTTCATGTCCGACTTTCGATCCGGAGCACTCACAGAGCACCAGTCTCGCCGCATCATTTCCAAGCCATCCTCCACGAAGCATGATCGATATGGCTAAAAGGGGCACCAGGAAAGACCATCCCCATAACCGGTTTCAACCTGCCGGATTGCGTATTCGCTCTTCCCTGTTCAATCTCCTCTTTTATTCCTCCCCGTTCAGCCAACGGGCCGCATCTTTGGCATGATAGGTCAGAATCAAATCAGCCCCTGCGCGCTTCATACCGGTCAACAGTTCCAACACGACTCCCTTTTCATCAATCCAGCCCTTTTCCGCCGCCGCCTTCACCATCGCATATTCTCCGCTTACGTTGTATGCTGCCAGGGGAACGTCAAAGCGCTCTTTCAGCCGGCGCAGGATATCCATATAGGCCAACCCCGGTTTCACCATCAACATATCCGCTCCTTCGTCGAGATCAGAAGCGGCTTCCAACAGAGCCTCCCGTCCATTGGCCGGATCCATCTGGTACGTCCGCCGATCCCCGAACTGGGGCGAAGAATGAGCGGCATCGCGAAACGGGCCGTAAAAAGCGGAAGCGTATTTGACGGCATAAGACAAAATGGGCGTGTTTTCATAACCCGCTTCATCCAAGGCATGACGGATGGCGGTGACAAATCCGTCCATCATGTTGGAAGGGGCGATCATATCGGCTCCGGCTGCTGCTTGGGAGACGGCGGTCCGTGCCAAGATGGAGAGGGATTCATCATTAAGGACCTCCCCCTCCGCCACCACGCCGCAATGACCATGGTCCGTATACTGACACAGACAGGTGTCCGCCATCACATATAAAGAGGGATGATGCTCCTTTACTTGCCGAATCGCCTGCTGGACAATTCCGTTTTCGGCATGAGCTGCGCTGCCGCAAGCATCTTTGGACTCCGGAACGCCAAACAGGATGATGGAAGGGATCCCCGATTCCACCACCTCGTCCACCTCTTCGTTCAACCGATCCAGAGAATAATGAAACACTCCCGGCATGGAGGGCACCTCTTGCCGAATCCCGCTTCCCTCCACCACAAAAATGGGATAGATAAAGTCCCGCGTTGTAAGATGATGTTCCCGCACCATGCTGCGAATGGATTCGTTTTGTCTAAGTCGGCGGTGACGGGCAAAGGATTTCATCATGATTCCTCCTTGAGTCCTTGTGGCAGACGGACGATGGCGTCGATCAGCCCGTCGATGGTGTACTCTTCCGCAGTCACATCTACAGGCAATCCCATCTCAGTCGCCGTATCGGCCGTGATGGGACCGATACAGGCGATCCAGGCGCGCTGGATTCGAGACGAGACGTCCTCCGCTTCCCGTTCCAACGCCCGTATAAAATAGCGAACCGTAGACGAACTGGTAAACGTGATCACATGAATGCGGCCTTCTTCCAGCTCACGTAATAGCTCCCGGACACCTCCGCTGGCAGGAAGGGTATCGTAGGCATGGGCATCGACAACATGACAACCCATCTCACTCAATTCCTCTGCCAACAGGGGACGGGCAATGTTGGCACGGGGCAGCAAAATGTTTTCTCCTCGGCGAACCAATGGGCGCATCGCTTCCACCAAGGCTTCGGCTCGGTACTCTTCCGGTAAGCAGTCGACCCGGATCCCCTTGACTTCCAACTCCTGAGCGGTTTTGGGGCCGATGGCAGCTATCCGGGCCCGATGCAGACTGCGAATATCCATCCGAAGCTCCGACAGCCGCCGGAAAAACGTTGTCACTCCGTTGACACTGGTAAACACCACCCAATCGAAGGTATTCAACCGGTCAAGAGCCTCGTCCAGTTTTTCCTTCCGGGCCGGCGGGTGAATTTCAATCGCGGGAAATTCCATCGCCTCTCCCCCCAAAGCCCGGATTTTATCCGACAGGATCCCTGCCTGTTCCAGTGCCCGCGTCACCAAAATGCGGCGGCCATACAGGGGAAGGCGTTCGAACCACGTCAATCGATCGCGGGTCGTCACTCCTTCCCCAACCACCAACGTATGATGGCCGGCAGCCCCATCCGCTTCCGGCAATGTGGCAAGTGCTCCCATCCAAACCCGTTGCTCCGCCCGGGAACCATCCCGAATCAAGGCGGCGGGGGTGTCTAGTGCCCACCCTTCCTGTTGGAGCTGTTTTAAAACGGCGCCCCATTCTCCGGGACCAACGGGAATCAAGCGATTGCCGTTCACCAGAGTACCGGGTGTTTCGTTCTTCTCTTCATTGCCAGCCAAGGATATTCCGGCATAGGACAGATCTCCCCATTCACGGCCGATGCCGGGAACCACCTCAAACGAGAGCCCTTTTTCGGACCATCGTTCCAGCTCGTTTCGTACCGACGGATCCATCAGCGGATCCCCCGGGACGAGACGAACCACTCGCTCCCCCCGAAAGCAAGCAGCTTCTGCTTCTTCCAGCCATTTTTCACCGGCTTGGGTCACATGTATGACTCCATCCGTCATCCACGCTTTCCAAACCCCTTCGTCCACATCCTTCCGAACAAACAGATGGTCTGCCCGCTGCATCGCTCGCCGACCTCTGACGGTGACCAGGTCGGGGGCTCCCGAACCGGCTCCCACCCAGATGAGGGATGCTTGATTTGCTTTCATGACTGGATTCCTTTCCGGATTTCCTCCAACAACACACCTGCTCCCTGATCCAACAAGCGGCGGGCCAACCGCTTCCCGATTTCTCGGGAATTATCCCCGCTTTCCTCTGCGCTTAGTACCGGGTTGCCGGATGGATGGGCCACCATCCCCCTCAAATGGATGCCGTCTGGCCGGTTGACGGCATATCCCGCAATCGGCAGATGACAACCGCCGTCAAACGAATGGAGAAATGATCGTTCGGCTGTAACAGACCGCTCCGTTTCAGGATCGTTGAGCACCTGCAGGTATTCCAGCAAATCATGATCGTCAGAGCGGCATTGGACGGCCAATGCTCCCTGCCCGACGGCGGGAAGCATGGTCGCCGGCTCCAAGATCTCGGTCACTTTCTCCTCCCATCCCATGCGTACGATCCCGGCATAGGCCAGCACGATCGCTTCAAACTGACCGTCCATCAGTTTCCGATAACGGGTATTTAGGTTTCCCCGCACCGGCTCCACCACCAAATCAGGGCGTAGAGCCAATATTTGGGATTGCCGGCGCAAACTGCTCGTTCCCACCCGTGCTCCCGCCGGCAGTTGGTCCAGCGTAAGCCCTTCCCGGGATAATAAACAATCGCGCGGGTCTTCCCTCCGTGTGACGGCCCCCATCGTGAGACCCGTCGGCATCTGGCCCGGCATATCTTTCATACTGTGTACGGCCAAATCGATTCGTTTATCCAACAGCGCCTGTTCAATCTCTTTGACAAACAGTCCTTTTCCACCTACTTTGGAAAGGGTGACATGGAGAATTTGATCCCCTTTGGTAACAATCCGTTCCTGCTTTAACTCCCAGCCCTCAGGCAATGACGGCTGCAGATGGTCCATCACCCATTGCGTTTGGGTGAGGGCCAATTCGCTTCGTCTCGTTCCGACCACTACCGTGCGCATGCACATTCCTCCTCGTTTCTCATGCTGCCCTGCCCAATCCGCACTCTATCCATCGTCCGGGGTCCTCCGCGTTTCATAGAAAAGCCGCCCGCCTACAACCATTGATGAAAGGAGAGGCCGGCGCTGGATATCAGGTAATTAATCACAATCGTAAAAAAGGAAAGGACGTTCCACCAAGCCAACCGCTGTCCCCCCCAACGCTTGCGGACCTTTTGATAGAGGGAAGTGGAGTATGCACCCAGCACCAACAGGGAACCGATCACTTTGGGATCCAGCAAGGATGCGGGCCCCAAGGTTTCATGTGCCCATACCAATCCCAAAATAAGTGCCAGGATCAACAGCGGGACTCCACCCATATTCAGTCTGTGGGAAAAGAGTTGCAACTTCCCCAAACTGGGCAGGCGACGCAGTGTCTGATTCCAACGTTTTCGCTTTAACAGCCGGTTTCCCACCAGATACAATCCAGAAAAAACGGTGGACAGCGAAAACAGTGCATAGGCTAAAAATGCCAAAGTCACATGGATAAACACCAGCTCGGACAGAAGCACCTTCGCTACAGGCGACTCTGCCGGAGAAGTGAAAAAATGAGCGGCCAAAATGGCGAATCCGACCAAATTGGCGGCAAAGACAAACAGGTGGATGCGGGCGAACCAGTTGATGATCAATGTAGCTGTCACCAACGCCCACGAATAGAACAACAACGAATCCAATCCGGTCAACACAGGAAACTGCGCCACAGCCTTCCATGCCAAAAACACCGTTTGGAAAGACCAAACGGCAACAAGAAAAACAAGCGCCAACCGGCGGTTCCGCCGGTTGGACTGCAACAAGTCGCTGAAAGCGAACAGCAAGCTGAGCGCGTAAATATAGATGATCAGGTCATAGTACCAATGTTGGGCAAACACATCGGCCTCCTCCTTGCATCATGAACGGATGGAAACCTGGTTGGCGAAAACCGGCTGCGGAAATGGGGCTTCCGATTTCCCCGTCGTCGCCCGCTCTTTTTCCTGCTCCTGTTTTCGCCGCTCCTCCAGCTGCTCTTCCAGAGCAAAGAGGTGGACAAACATATCGAGAGCCTCATCCCGGTCTGACGTCGCCGCCAGTTCCTTGACCCGGACCATGGGATCCCGGAGCAGTTGGTTGACGATGCTTTTGGTGTGTTTGCGCAGCACCCGTTTTTCCCGTTCGGTCAAGTCAGGGAGTTTGCGCTCGATACTGTTCATCGTTTCCTCTTGAATCGCCAATGCCTTCTCCCGGAGTGCGGTAATCAACGGAACCACCCCCAAGGTTTGAAGCCATTCCTGGAACAGGCCGTACTCCTCTTCCACCATCGCCCGCACTTTTTCCGCCTCCTGCGCGCGAAGCTGGATATTGGTCTCCACCATTCCCTGTAAATCATCGATATCAAAGAGAAAAACGTTGTCCATTCCGTGCACCTTAGGATCAATATCCCGCGGAACAGCGATATCGATCAGAAACAGGGGAAATGCCCGTTTCCCGACCGCTTCTTCCACCGCATCCCGCCCGATGACCGTCGACGGAGCACCGGTGGAGCTGACCACGATATCCGCTTCCCGAATCGATTCCACCAAAAGGGAAAGGGGGCGTGCTTCCCCGTCAAAACGGCCGGCCACTTCCTCCGCTTTTTCCAGGGTGCGGTTTAAAACGATCACCTTATCCGCTCCTGCATCCCGCAAATGCCGGGCTGTCAATTCACCGGTCTCACCGGCGCCCAACAGCAGAACAGTCTTGCCCGTAAATGTGCTAAACATCTTTTTTCCCAGTTCCACAGCAGCATAGCTGACGGAAACGGCGTTTTGCCCGATCTCCGTCTCCGATTGAACCCGTTTTCCCATCGTGACGGCCTGTTTAAACAACTGGTTGAACAGCGTGCCCGTCACTCCCGCTTCCTGGGCAGCGAGAAACGATTGCTTAACTTGTCCCAGGATCTGGGTTTCTCCCAGCACCATCGAATCCAGTCCACAGACTACTGTGAAGAGGTGGCGGATCGCATGTTCGTCTTCTTTGATGTACAGATGGGGTTCAAACCGATTCCGGTCCAAGCCGAACTCGCCTTCCAGAAAGGATTTGGCATAGTAACGCCCCGTATGCAACTGGTCGCTTACGACATAGAGTTCCATCCGGTTGCATGTGCTGATGATCACACATTCCAGGATGCTCTTTTGTTGCCGCAATCGCTGAAGGGGTGCCGTTAAATCCTCCGCTGAAAACGCCATCCGTTCCCGTAATTCCACGGGGGCCGTTTTATGATTGAAACCCAACGCGATGATGTGCATGATTCATCCACCTCGATTCTACCAGCATCCCCGTTCCCGGATGCCCAGCACCGCATCGGTTGTTCCCGCTGGTGACACTTATGATAGGCCGATGCGAATCTCTAGTCCCATGTCCCATTATAGCACATGCCCTTTCACCGTGAAAAAAGGAGGCTGTGAACAGTTTTTGAAGCCGTGGCATACGATACATCAGCCCAAAATGCCAGAGGAGAGAATCGTTATGCCCTTTTCCCGTTCAGGTGGACGTCTTTCCAAGACGACCGGATGCTGGATCATCCTGTCAGTCTTTATCCTTTTATTGGCTGCTTGCGGAACCCCCTCCACTGATTCGCAGAACCTAACACCCCTTCATGTGGTGGAGGTTACCCATTCCCTGTTTTATGCTCCCCAATATGTGGCGATCCAACAAGGATTTTTTGAAGAGGAAGGGATTGATTTAACACTGTCGGACGGTGCCGGCGGGGATAAAACAATGGCGATGCTCCTGTCGGATAACGCCGATATTGCCTTGGTAGGAGCCGAAACCGGTATTTACGTCAATGCCCGCGGCGCCCAGGATCCGGTGGTGGCGTTTGCCCAGTTGACCCAGACGGACGGTACCTTTCTTGTTTCCCGTCAGCCGATCGATTCCTTTGAATGGGACGACCTGAAAGGAAAGACACTGCTGGGCCAACGGAAAGGCGGCATGCCCCAAATGGTGAGCGAATACGTGCAACGGAAAAACGGCCTGGACCCCAGGCAGGATTTGACGACTATTCAAAACGTCGATTTTAATAACCTGGGCAGTGCATTTGTTTCGGGAACCGGTGACTTCGCACAGTTGTTTGAACCGGTCGCCTCCAAAATCGAGCAAGAAGGAAAAGGATATGTCGTCGCCTCCTTCGGCAAAGACAGCGGCCGACTGCCTTACACGGTCTATCTAACCAAAGAAGGAACCATCCATCGAGATCCCGAGCTGATGGAACGGTTCGTACGAGCCTTGTATAAAGGACAGCGGTGGGTGGATACCCATACCCCCGAAGAGATTGCGGACGAAGTAGAGTCATTCTTCCCCGACACGGATCGAACCATCGTGGTTCAAGTGCTGGAACGCTATCAAGAGCAAGGATCTTGGGCAACGGATCCCGTGATCGACCTGGAAGAATACGATCGGTTATTAGAAGTGATGGACCAAGCCGGCGAACTCCCTTCCCGCCTACCTTTTGCAGATGTGATTCGGACTGACATCGCCGAAAAGGTTACAAAAGAGATACGGTAATAGCACGGCCAACGGTTTAATCATCGCGGCTTCCCGCTCGGAAAAGGAGGCAGATCGATGGAATCCCCCGTCATTGAGGTGAACGAGGTAACGAAACATTATTGGAATATGGAGGAGGAAGTCCGTGCGCTCTCCCCCATCTCCTTTTCGATTCAATCCAGTGAATTTGTCAGCCTGGTCGGACCCAGCGGTTGCGGCAAAAGCACGATTCTCTCCCTTGTGGCGGGTTTATTGCCACCCACATCGGGTGAGGTTACCCTCTTCGGCAAAAAAGTGACATACCCATCCCCACGGGTCGGCTATATGCTGCAGCGGGATTGTCTGTTGGATTGGCGTACCGTAAAAGACAACATCAACCTCGGACTGGAATTGTCCGGCACATTGAATCACCAGACCGAAAGCCATGCTCGCCACCTCCTAAACGAATTAGGATTGGGCCACACCCTTCACCAGTATCCCGCCCAGTTGTCTGGAGGGATGAGGCAGCGGGTGGCTTTGGTACGCACGCTGGCCCTCCAGCCTGACATCTTATTATTGGATGAACCCTTTTCCGCTTTGGATATCCAGAACAAACTCCATTTGGAGGATCTATTGGTTCAAGCACTAAAAGGCCGGGGAATGACCACTCTTTTGGTGACCCATGACCTGGAAGAAGCACTGGCTCTCTCGACACGGATCCTGGTCCTGACCGGCAGCCCGGGAAGATTGAAGCGAACGGTGGAAATTCCGCCTGCCATCCGGAGTCTGGACCCTCTCCCGACTC
The nucleotide sequence above comes from Desmospora profundinema. Encoded proteins:
- a CDS encoding ABC transporter substrate-binding protein; amino-acid sequence: MPFSRSGGRLSKTTGCWIILSVFILLLAACGTPSTDSQNLTPLHVVEVTHSLFYAPQYVAIQQGFFEEEGIDLTLSDGAGGDKTMAMLLSDNADIALVGAETGIYVNARGAQDPVVAFAQLTQTDGTFLVSRQPIDSFEWDDLKGKTLLGQRKGGMPQMVSEYVQRKNGLDPRQDLTTIQNVDFNNLGSAFVSGTGDFAQLFEPVASKIEQEGKGYVVASFGKDSGRLPYTVYLTKEGTIHRDPELMERFVRALYKGQRWVDTHTPEEIADEVESFFPDTDRTIVVQVLERYQEQGSWATDPVIDLEEYDRLLEVMDQAGELPSRLPFADVIRTDIAEKVTKEIR
- the hemA gene encoding glutamyl-tRNA reductase, with protein sequence MHIIALGFNHKTAPVELRERMAFSAEDLTAPLQRLRQQKSILECVIISTCNRMELYVVSDQLHTGRYYAKSFLEGEFGLDRNRFEPHLYIKEDEHAIRHLFTVVCGLDSMVLGETQILGQVKQSFLAAQEAGVTGTLFNQLFKQAVTMGKRVQSETEIGQNAVSVSYAAVELGKKMFSTFTGKTVLLLGAGETGELTARHLRDAGADKVIVLNRTLEKAEEVAGRFDGEARPLSLLVESIREADIVVSSTGAPSTVIGRDAVEEAVGKRAFPLFLIDIAVPRDIDPKVHGMDNVFLFDIDDLQGMVETNIQLRAQEAEKVRAMVEEEYGLFQEWLQTLGVVPLITALREKALAIQEETMNSIERKLPDLTEREKRVLRKHTKSIVNQLLRDPMVRVKELAATSDRDEALDMFVHLFALEEQLEERRKQEQEKERATTGKSEAPFPQPVFANQVSIRS
- a CDS encoding ABC transporter ATP-binding protein, coding for MESPVIEVNEVTKHYWNMEEEVRALSPISFSIQSSEFVSLVGPSGCGKSTILSLVAGLLPPTSGEVTLFGKKVTYPSPRVGYMLQRDCLLDWRTVKDNINLGLELSGTLNHQTESHARHLLNELGLGHTLHQYPAQLSGGMRQRVALVRTLALQPDILLLDEPFSALDIQNKLHLEDLLVQALKGRGMTTLLVTHDLEEALALSTRILVLTGSPGRLKRTVEIPPAIRSLDPLPTRDHPDFRPLFHDLWKELEKS